The genomic window GAAAAAGAAGGAGATAATATTCGAAAAGGGGTATCTCAAAGAGCACTCCGTAGGAGCTCTCAAGATAATGCACAAGGTCTTGGGTGATATCATCGACGACCACAAGACGGATTACGAGACCCCGGATCAGGCCAAGAAGCAGGAATCGGGCAAGAATGTGATTTCAATATCCGAACTGGCGGAAAAAAGAAAACAATGAAGAGGATCATCTTCGCTGCTATATTTATCATGTTTGCAGCTGTTCTGGGCTGTGACAGCCCGAACGAGAACGGCGTGGTTCAGCTCGACGGCCCGATCCTCGAAAGTATGGACGCCAATAGCAACCTTGAATTCAACGGCGCAGTTATAAACACCGGCGGCTCGCCCGTGCGCTCAGTCTACGTCGTCATCGTGCTGAAGGACCAGGATGGCAATATTGTTGAAGCGAACTCGGTCTCTATATTCGATGAAGACCCTGAAGCACTGCTTTACCCTTCCGAAAGGGCTTTCTTCACCCTTTCGGTCGCTTCGGACCCGAACAGGGTATTTTCGAAGGAAGTCGAAATCTACTACGAAGACGCTTCGGATTCCCCCCCGTCGTCATAAACCGCCTGCTTTACACTCTATAAATTTTGTGTCTGTTATTCCCTCTTTCCAAAATAGTATTGACATAGAAGGACTTAAATAGTATTGTTGAAACTGTTGTAGAAGTTTCCGACCGATAAAGGCAAACTGTGCGAAAGCATGGGGCGCAAAGCCTACGGTCTAAGGGTTTACAACCTATGACGGCAGGGTTACCGGAGCTGGAAAATATTACCCTTGTACTCGACATATGGCGCACCTTCCACCCATATTTCATCCTAACCTACTGTAAACATATAATATTAACTCCGATATGAACAATCGCCGCTTCTGGGCGAAGCCGCATATAAAGGTTACTGCATTTGTTAAAATTAAGGGTTACAATAGACTATTGGCAATTATTAAAGAGCAGTTTGATATTTTTTAAACTGAGTATTGCAATAACTTCAAAAAGGTGGTTAAATTAGTAATGTAACATAGGAGGATGATTTGTTTTTAAGCAAAAAAGAACTTGTAGGACTCGATATAGGTTCTAACGCCGTCAAGCTCGTCGAGCTAAAGTCATCCAAGAACGGCTTCCAGCTGATAAATATCGGCGAAGCCATTCTGCCCCATCATTCCATAGTCAATAAAATTATCGAAAAGCGCGAAGCTGTCACGGATACCATTTCATCCCTGTTTGAAGACCTGAGGGTCAGAACCAAAAATGTGGCGATTTCTATTTCCGGACACTCCGTGATAATAAAAAAAGTCAGTCTGCCGAAGATGTCCGAGAAGGAACTCCGGGAGTCGATCCCGTGGGAGCTCGAGCAGTACATACCGCAGAGTATCCAGGAAGTTAACTACGACTATCAGGTCATCCCTGGAGAGACCCCTGAGGGCAACATAGACGTTCTGATCGTCGCGGCGAAGAAGGACGTCACTAGCTCATATGTCTCTACCGTGAGGGATGTCGGCCTCAATCCGGTCGTCGTGGATGTCGATGTCTTCGCACTCGAAAACATGTATGAAATAAATTATCCGGAATCGGAGGGACTCATCGCGCTCGTCAATATCGGCGCGTCTGTGACGAACATAAATATACTGAAAGACGGCGTTTCGATATTCACGAGGGATATAACCACCGGGGGGAATCAGTTCACCGATTGGATAGTAAAAGACCTGGGGCTCGAATATATGGAAGCGGAGAGGATCAAGTCTTCCATGCGCGAGGGGGAAATATCGCCTGAGCTCGAAACCCTGACCCACAACTTCAACGACTTGATCTGCGGAGAGATAAAGCGGACCCTCGATTTCTTCTCCTCGACGCTCTGGACGAGCAAGGTCGGCAATATCATGATCGGCGGCGGGTCGTCGAAGGTCCCCGGGTTGAGGGATGTCCTCGCTGACATGACCGACGCGAGCGTCGATTTCATGAATCCGTTCAGAAATATCTCCTATGATAAAAACGAATTCGATCCCGAATATATCGAGGCGATTGCTCCGAAGATGAGCGTCGTAATGGGTCTCGCGACCAGAAAACCGGGGGATAAGTCATGATAAGGATAAACCTTATCCCCGAGCCGGAAAGGAAAGAGGTCAAGGGGATAGGCGAGATCTTTATAGGGATTTGCGTTCTAGTGGCTCTGTTCGTCGCTATCGCCGCAATCCATATTTTGCAGGGCAACAAGATCGACGACGTTAACCGGAAGATCGCCAGGGCCGAGAAGAGGATCAAGGAGCTCGAGGTCGTCAAGAAGAAGGTCGACGATTTCAAGGCCAAGAACGCGGAGCTCAAGAGGAGGATCGAGATCATCAACGTGCTCGAGAAAAACCGCACGGGGCCGCTGTACGTGATGGACGCGCTCTCACGCGCCATGCCGAACAAGGCCTGGATAGACGAATTTACGGAGAAGGGCGGGCAGACCAAGCTCGTAGGGGTGGCCGATAACGAGTTCACCGTAGCGGATTTCATGCAGGCCCTTCAGACTTCGCCTTATTTTGTCGGCGTGGAGCTGGGTGTGATAAAGAAGACCGAGCTGCGGAAGCTCGACTTGAGGACTTTCGTCATAAACACGAAGCTCGATTATGCCGGAAAGTCCCGGACTCAGGATAAGACTCAGGCTCCTAAAACGCCCGGACAGAATTCGGAGCCGAAGAAGGCGGTGACAGAATAATGGCTTTCCTGGACGATTATTCCGAAAGACTGAACGAGCAGCCTCTCCACATAAAAGCAGGCATCCTGCTGCTAATAATAGTCGTGGTATCCGCGGCCTACTGGTATTTCTTCTGGTCGCCCAGGGCGGAGGAGTTGGAGCGCGCCGAAACCAGACTGAGACAGGACGAGATAAAAGTGAGGGAATACGAAGCGGTCGCGGCTGAGCTTCCCAAGTTCGAGAGGGAATACAAGAGGCTTGAGAATGAATTCAAGCTCGTCGCGCGCAAGCTGCCCAAGGATAAGGAGATACCGGCTCTGATCGACGGCGTTTATTCCGAGATTGCCGCTTCTAACCTCGACTCTATAATATTCGCTCCCAAGCCGCAGGTCACAAAAGAGATATACGCCGAGATACCGATCGAGATGGAGGTTATAGGCACATATTTTAATCTCGCCGATTTCTTCGACCGCATATCGAGGCTGCCGAGGATAGTGAACGTGAGGGACCTCCAGCTTACCCGCAACAATATCCGCGGGGGCACCGTCATACTGAATGCCAAATTTAACGTCGTGACGTTCAGGCTCCTTCCCGAGCAGGAAGCCAAGCCTGCCGACGACAAAAAAACGAAAGGGAAGAAACGCAGGAAATGAGCGTGTTAATGAACGCATTGCGAATTGATAGAACAATGCCCGGACTGCCCGGATTATTACTAATCCTGCTGATTGTCCTATTGCTTTCGATGCCGGCAGGCGCGCAGGAAGGGAGCGCTCCCGCCGACGATACCCTGTCTCAAGGCTTGAACGTGATCAAGGACGCCAGGGAGAATAAGCTCGAAACACCCGAGGAGAGGGCCGGGAAAGCCGCCGGCGAGGAAGACCCTTACGCTGCTCCGAGCTCTGCCCAGGAGGGTACCGAAGCATCGAGCCCTGATAAACCGGCCGAGCCCGGGAAAGAGGATGCCTTGGCGGAAAGTGCGGAGAAGCTCCCCTATGATTCGACAGGCATGCGCGACCCGTTCAAGCCGTTCATCAAGCTCGTCGATACCCCTTCTGCACCTTCCGTCGTGCTCCGCCCACCGATCCAGAGATACCCGCTCAACCAGTTCAGAATAGTAGGGATCGTGTGGATAGGGGGGAAGCCCCAGGCTATGGTCGTGGACCCCGAGGCGAATACGTATTTCCTGGGCGTGGGCGACAAGATAGGGAGCAGCGACGGCGAGATAGTTGAAGTAAGACAGAACGGAATACTCGTTAAGGAGACAATGAAGATCGAGAACGTATACGGCGAGGTAAAGGTCGAGGTAAAAGAATCGGTACTGGCGTTTCAAAACGAAGAATGACGAGGGGAAATTGTATTCAGGAGGACGATTAAGTTAAGGAGGATGGATTAATGAGAATCCTGATAATATCAATCGCGATTATACTGTGTGTCCTGTATTCGGGACCGCCGGCACATAGCGGCAGGCTCGGGCAAATTAACGACAATCATTACTCTCAAGCGGCCGGAGCGGGAATAATCGCTTCGGAGACGACGGATAAAGTTCCGCCTGTCGAGCTTGCCCAGGCCGAGACCGGCACTACGGCGGTGCCCCGGAATACGACCGTCGATATGCCCAACCCTTCCGATGAATATAACCACATCGAGAGCATCGGGTTTGAGGTCCAGCAGGGCATGGGGATCGTAACCATAGGTACGGCTTCGTCCGTTCAGTATGAGAGGCTCCAGGACGAAGACAGGAAAGTAACCCTCAAGATCATGGACGTAATACTCGCCGACAAGTTCCAAGTCTCGCGTGACGTCAGTGATTTCGACAGCCCGATCAACTTCATCTCGTCTTTCAGGGACCCGATCAAGCCTAACGACGTGATAATGGTGATAGAGCTCAAGGAAGACGACGTGCCTGTGGATATCGGGCAGAACGGTAACGTCATCACGCTCAATTTCGGTGAAACGCGGGAGCAGCAGAAGATAGCGGAGGAGAAGGGAGAAGTGGAGGTCGAGGTGAAGCCCGAGGACCTCTATGCCTTCGATTTCAGGCTCACCTCGATGCCGGGCGCGACCAAGACGTACAAGGGCCAGCTGGTTTCGTTCGATTTCAAGGACGCCGACATCAGGGACGTGCTCAGGATTATTTCCGACATAAGCGGACTTAACATGATAATTTCGAAGAACGTGACGGGCACGGTCACTCTCAAGCTTACTAATGTCCCCTGGGACCAGGCGCTCGACGTGATCCTCGAGGACGCGGGACTCGGCGCGTTCATAGACGGGAACGTGCTCAGGGTCGCGCCTCTCGGGACTCTTCAGGCCAGACAGAAGGCGGTAAAGAAGGCGGCCGAGACGAGCGAGGAGCTCGAGCCCCTCATCACGAAGCAGATATTCGTCAACTACGCCACGGCCGAGGAGCTCATACCGCTCGTAGAGCCGCTCCTTAGCGACAGAGGGGAATTGAGGGTCGACATACGCACAAACAGCATTCTCATTAACGACACCGGGGTCAGGGTGGCCCAGATAGAAGACTTAGTAGGGGACCTCGATACGAGGACCCCGCAGGTATTGATAGAGTCGCGTATCGTGCAGGCGACTCTCGATTTCACGCGTGACCTCGGTATACAGTGGGGGTTCGATTACAGGGCTTCAGCCGCGACCGGGAACCCGACGGGAGCGACTTTCCCGTCTAGCGTCGAGATCGGCGGCTCCACGACAGGGAGCCCGTTCGGCACGACGGGAGACAACTTCATTATCGACCTCCCTGCCGCGGCCGGCCAGGGGGCGGGCGGTGTCCTGGGGATCGTGCTCGGCAGTCTGACCGGGGCGTACGACCTCGACCTCAGGCTTTCGGCCCTCGAATCCAGAGGGGACGGCAGGATACTGTCGTCGCCGAAGGTGCTTACGCTCGAGAATACGCCCGCGAGGATAGAGCAGGGCGTGTCGATACCGTTCCTGAGCGTATCGGCGGCGGGCACGCAGACACAGTTCGTCGACGCCACTCTCAGCCTAGAGGTTACGCCGCAGGTGACGAACGATAACAGGATATTGATGAACATAGTAGTCACGGACAACTCGCCAGACCCGGCGCTTACAGGGGCGGGAGGACAGCCCAGCATCAGGAGGAACGAGGCTACGACCCAGGTGCTCGCGAGCGACGGCGAGACGATAGTAATCGGCGGTATATTTACGAGGAGGATCACCGATACCGACAGCAGCATACCGTGGTTCTCCAGGCTGCCTCTCCTCGGATGGCTTTTCCAGAGGAGCACGACTGACGACGAGCGGAGGGAGCTCATAGTATTTATCACTCCGAGGATCGTAAGGTAAGAGCGAATTGAAACATACAAAGAGGAGGATGATGTGATGAACAGGAAACTAACGGGGAAGCTCATATTCCCCTTGATAATTGCGGTGATGCTGACGGCGGGAGTGATAGCCGTAAGCTGCGGAGGGGCAAACCCGCCTTTCGCTCCGTTCGGCTCGACGGTCGAGATACTCGACCCCCCCGGGGATGTCGCGATTCCGAATAACTCCCTTACGACGCTTCTCGTGCAGGCCATAGTCCTGGGTCCTGAAGGAGAGCCTTTGAACAGCGTGAGGGTTATATGGATTGCGTCATTCGCTGGCCAGAACGACTTGGTGGTCGACACTAACGGAGACAATGTGGGCGATGCGAGAGCGGTGCAGCTCGTCAACGACGACGCCTGCGAACCGCAGAGGTGCGCTCTCACGCCTATTACCGAGTGGTTCGCCATGGGGGCTTTCGTCGATTCCCCGTTCGAGACGCTCACGGACGACCGCGGCATAGCGTTCGTTGACATTTTGATCAGCGGCGAGGACATAATCGACCCCGCTTTCCTCGAAGCTTCGACGGACAGCGGCTCGGTGGACGTAGTCGAGTTCTCGATCAACGTGCCAGCGCAGTAGTTAATACAAGGAGGGATGGATTTCCATGAGACTCAGAAACTTGTTCAAGCATAAACCGGTGCGCATTTTCTCTGTCATATTATTTATGATATTGCTTTTAGGCTCTCAATACGCCTGTCTCGACGGACTCGGCGGCGGCAGCTCCGGGAACCCCATTAACACAGCCATCATCGGACTAAGCGCGAATCCGGCTTCTCTCTTCGGCAATGCGAGCCATGATTCGGTTATTCAGGTAAATACAAACCTTGTCTCCGACGGGACTCCGATAACGTTCGAAATCACATTTTCCCCTACCGGGCTGAGGCCGGAGTTAAGGGGCTGCCTGTTCGATAGCTCGGGGACGGTCGAGGGGAACCTGGCTTTCGTGAATTACCTGGCCGGAGTGCATAAAGGGGTAGGTGCGACGATCCAGGAGATCGCTGCCGATATCGCTACCGTGAATATATCTGCCACGATTAACCCCGTGGGCGGGGACGAGGAGAGCGATTTTATCACCATGACGCTGAGGGGCGTCGGGATAGCGGCGCCGCCGGATCAGGACATCACAGTTCCCAACCCGGAAGATACCGAAGCGGAGGATATATTTTTAACGCTGATTTTTGAGACGATAGGGATCGAGCCGGGGACGCTTGCGGAGGTATCGCTCAGCAATCCCGCGCTCGGATCATTAAATGAGGGAGTGAGTGTCGTCACCGTGCCTGTTTTGGGAAGCTCGGACGGCGGGCAGTTTATAGTTCAGTACAATGCGTTCAGGGTGGGCGGGACTCAGATAATAACCGCGAGAATCCAGCTCCAGGTGCCGCCCGAATTCGCGGCTATCTGCCCTATACCCCCGGCGGAGGACTTGCTCATAGAAGCGGTCGTAGTTATCACGCAGTCGGTCGAATCGCTCGAGCCGTCGCCCTCGCCTTCGGCTTCGCCGACTCCGACTTCAACGCCATAAGTGGCGAGATAGGATGAAACTTTGTTCTAAAGCGCCTGAAAACACCTGGTTGAGGTAATGGAATATTTTTGTCCTGTGTTTTCCAATACCTATAATTTTCAGTGATACTTTTATGGCGGTGAGGTTTATAATGACAAAACAGTTCAAAGTTATAGTTGAAAAACATTCAGATGGTTATGTTGCCTATCCTATCGGATTGAAAGGCGTGGTCGCCGGTGAGGGCGAGACTTATGATGAGGCCGTAGCCGACGTCAAATCAGCTATCAGTTCCCATATTGAAACTTTTGGAGAATAGATCTTTATCACCAAATACGGCTAGCAGAATCGTGAGTAATCAAAAGTCAAGTAGAAGTTTCTTAAGATTTCCTGTAATTTCCCATGGTGCAGAATTTCTCGTTCAAGGCTATTTGATGAGAAGAAATATACTCACTTATAAAGCACCACCAAATAATGAAGGTTACGATCTTATTTGTATTCATCCAGATCCCCACATAAAGAGTAGACAATTAAGGGTTCAGGTAAAAAGTCGTTATCAATCAGATTGCGATAGGGGATTTCCAGTTAATGAAAAATCTCTGAGCGCTTTTGATTATCTGATAGTTGTTTTTCTAAATGTAGGTTATTTCTACAGAAAAAATAGCTCGGTGAAGGAAGGCATACAGGAACCGGAATTTTACACATTTCCCGTAAACTTCATAAAAAAGCATCACAATAGGAAATATTCTTGGCAAAAAGTTATGACGAAAGGGCTCAAAATAGATAAATATAAAAATGATAAGGGGTTTGAGCTTATTGCAAAAGAATTGAGGATTGATTATCCATCGAGAGACCATGACTTAGAGTAATTATTAGGTGATCGTTGTAATAGATCGGTTAAATAGCCCACCAGAATTGTCCTAATATTTAAAAGTGTCGTAATTGAAACTACCTTAATTCTATTTGACTTAACCCCGGCCTTTTTTTACTATTTATTTGATAACTGTTTTCCAATACGTTTAATTTTCGGTAATATTTATAGTACGTTGTGAGGGTCGATTCACAGGCTCAGAGATACATTCAAGTCCACAGGGTCGGAGGCTCAGATGTCCGTTGACAAAAGCGAGCTTTATAAGCTGAGAAAAGCGAAAAAGCATTGGGAAAAAGATTACGGCAGCGCCCCGAAAAGGGAGGCCGACTTTACCACTATCTCCGGCATGGAAGTACCGCCCCTTGCCACCCCTCTCGATTTGAACGGTTTCGATTACGAGAGCCGTCTGGGGTTCCCCGGCTCCTATCCTTATACGCGCGGCATCCACAACTCCATGTACAGGGGGCGTCTATGGACAATGCGCCAGTTTGCGGGGTTCGGCACCCCAGAAGACACCAACAGGCGCTTCAAGTACCTGATGGAGCACGGGCAGACCGGTCTCAGCACGGCGTTCGACATGCCGACTCTCATGGGATATGACTGCGACAGCGAGCGCTCAAGGGGGGAGGTCGGGAAGGAAGGCGTGTCAGTATCCTCGCTTGCCGACATGGAAGCCCTCTTTGACGGTATCGATCTCGAAAAAGTGACCACGTCCATGACCATCAACTGCAGCGCGAGCATCATATTCGCGATGTATCTCGTCATGGCGGAAAAGAAAGGCGTAAGCTGGCGGAAGCTCCGGGGCACGCTCCAGAACGATATGCTGAAGGAGTTCATCGCGCAGAGGGAATGGATATCCCCGCCCGAGCCTTCCGTAAAAATAGTCGTCGACATCATCGAGTTCTGCGCGAAGGAAGTCCCCCACTGGCACCCCGTTTCCATATCCGGCTACCATATACGCGAGGCGGGCTCGACCGCGGTACAGGAGCTTGCGTTCACGCTCGCGGACGGCATAGCCTACGTTGAAGAGGGCGTGAAGCGAGGACTCGACGTGGACGAATTCGCGCCGCGTCTGTCTTTCTTCTTCAACGTGCACAACGACTTTCTCGAAGAGGTCGCCAAGTTCAGGGCCGGGAGGAGGATGTGGGCGAAGATCATGCGCGAGCGCTTCGGCGCGAAGAATCCGAAGTCTCTCATGCTTAAGACACATGCGCAGACTGCAGGAGCGAGCCTCACCGCACAGCAGCCTATAAACAACGTCGCGAGAGTAACTATACAGGCCTTGGCTGCCGTGCTCGGCGGCACTCAATCTCTCCACACGAACTCTATGGACGAGACTCTCGCACTTCCGACCGAGGAATCCGTCACAGTCGCGCTCAGGACCCAGCAGATAATCGCCGAGGAGAGCGGGGTCGTGAACACGATCGACCCCTTCGGCGGAAGCTACCTCATGGAATCGCTCACGGACAGGATGGAGGATGAAGCGTTCGCCTATATAAAGAAGATAGACGCTATGGGCGGCATATTCAGGGCGATCGAAACCGGTTATCCGCAGAAAGAGATCGCGGACGCGGCGTATAAATATCAGAGGGAGCTCGATACGGGTGTTAAAACCATCGTCGGCGTCAACAAGTACAATACGGAAGGGGAGGTTACGATACCGACGCTCAAGATCGAGGAAAGTGTGGAAGAGGGCCAGATAGAGAAGCTCCGGGAGCTTAAACGGAAAAGGGACAACAAGGCCGTACAGGCTAAACTCAGCGATATAGTCACCGCGGCTCGGAAAGGGGGCAACCTCATGCCTTCGATCATAGACGCCGTGAGGGAATACGCTACTCTGGGGGAAATATGCGACATATTCAGAGAAGTGTACGGGGTCTACAGGGACCCGGGACATTTTTAAATGATGAAAGAATCCGCCCGAATCTTCAGCGTTCGAAAAAAGAGTGCGGGCGGTATTATCTCAACAACATGACCAGGGAACTACCGGGTGTTCGGCATGGGTGAGGGTTCGAGAACGAGGATTCTGATAGGGAAGGCGGGACTCGACGGTCACGACAGGGGCGTTAAGATAGTAGCGCGCGCGCTGAGAGACGCGGGGTTCGAGGTCATTTATACGGGACTCCACAATACGCCCGAGGCTATAGTGGAGACGGCGCTCCAGGAAGACGTAGATGCCGTCGGGTTGAGCATCCTCTCGGGCGCTCACAATTATATCTTCCCCGAGGTGGTGCGCCTCTTGAAAGAGAAAGGCATAGGCGACGTTACGGTCTTCGGAGGCGGTATATTCCCCAAGGAAGATATCGAAGCATTGAAATCCAAGGGAGTAAAGGCTCTCTTCGAGCCTGGCGTCTCGACCGACGAGATCATCGAGTGGGTCAGGGAGAACATCACTCCCAGGTCATTTTAGGTTAATCCGATGAAGTGTGTAAGCTGCGGTAAGCGGAAAGCGAAGAGGCATTGTCCGGCGTTGAGATCGTCGATATGTCCCGTGTGCTGCGGGGAGAAGAGGGGGGTCGAGATAAAATGCCCGCTCGACTGCGCCTACTTCGTGGAAGGGCAGAAGCATCAGCAGCTCAAGGTAATGCACCAGAGGCTCAGGAAGGAAGGCGCGGTGAGCTACGTGCGGAGGGCGGAGCTTTACAACCGGAACCCCGCCGTTTTCGCCAGGATCGAGAAGATATTCGCAGACGCATTCCGTGCAAACAGGAAGCTCAGGAACGACGATGTCGTAGCCGCGCTCGCCCTCGTGAAGAGCACCCTCGATACTGAGAAAAAGGGGCTCATCTACCAGCACCAGAGCGAGAACAGTTACGCCAACGAGCTCTCGACCCGCATACTGATCGCGCTTACGGACCTCAAGGACACACCCGACATACGGGAAGACAGGATTACTATAGATTTTGCCGTCACTGTCGTTGACGAATTCCTGAAAGAGGCAAAGTTCTATATGGAGAACGATTCGAGCCCGGAAAGCTACCTCGTCCATATACTGCGTTATCATCCCGAAGAGGAGGTCGCGGCCGGGAGGCAGAGCGAGCTGATAATTACGCCCTGATGTCGGAGTAGTTTTTTTGAGGCGGATTGGGGAGCTGTAACTATTTATTTTTATTCCCTGCGGGGACTGTGTTGATGATCGCCGAGACTATTACGGCGATCACGGCTACAATTGAAAGAATCTTGAAATACGCCTGCCAGTTAATCTTTACCCCTAGATAAAAACCCGTAGCGATAAACGAGAGAACTATCAGAATCACCAGTATTGCGCCGGGTATGTTCTTTCTGAGCATGTTGTATCAACACTCCTTAATCATTATATAATTCGCCGAGCGGACATAATATTATCTGAATTTTACCGCATATTCAACACCCGCAGTCTGGTTCGGATAACATCCCTCCGGATGCGCGGCCGGGGCGCAGGTTTGAACTTAATCCATAATATATGTAACATTACTAGATATTATTTTCTCTTAACGGAACGAGACCCCGCTTGTCCTTAACAGATAATATTTCAAACTACCCATCGAAGGTGAACTATAATTTCTACTGATTTGTATATGCGGATTCCCAAACCAAAAGAAATTCTAAAGCTTTTAAAGAATAATTCTCACCGTCCTATGAGGACCAAGGAGCTTTCCAGGCGGCTGGGCGTGCCCAAGGAAGGGAGAGTGCTCCTTAAAAAAGTGCTGGGCAAGATGGTGACGGACGGGAAGATAGGCAGGACCAAGGGCGGGTACATATATTCCGCCGTAAAGGAACCCACCAAGGCCAAGACCGAGCCCGGAAGGACGAACGCCCTGATAAAGGGGATGGTCAAGGGCGGCAAGATACTCGGTAAGTTCGTCAGGACGGGGAATACCGGAAAGATAATACCGAAGGACGACAGGATACCCCATATTTACCTCCAGGCCCGCGAAATAAAGAATCTGAGGAACCACAGCCTCGTCGTATTCGAGATAAGCGGCGGGGTTTCGACGAGCCGGAAGGTAAAGGGTCATATTGTGGACGTCCTCGGCAGGGCAGGGGACCTCGAGGTCGAGAAAAAGGGCCTGCTTGTGGAATACGAGCTTGAGGAACAATTTCCGCCCGAAGCGATGAGGGAGTTGGCCGAGATACCGGACGAGATACCCGAAAGCGAGATCAGGAAGAGGGTCGACCTAAGGAACGAGATAATATTCACTATCGATAACGACGACGCCAAGGATTTCGACGACGCGGTCGGTATAACGAGGACTCATTCCGGATACAGGCTCCTGGTGTCGATCGCCGATGTTTCCTACTATGTGGGAGTAGGGAGCGAGATAGACAACCAGGCATTGGGCAGGGGGACGAGCGTCTATATGCCGCACATGGTCGTGCCGATGCTTCCCGAAAGGCTCTCGAACGACCTCTGCAGCCTCGTGCCTTACAAGGACAGGCTTACGAAAACGGTCGAGATGGATTTCAACCGCAAGGGCCAGATGACGGACTTCAAGATTTACAACAGCGTAATCAGGAGCGCGGCCCGTCTTACGTACTCCAAGGTCGCGGCCAGGCTCGGCGGTTCTGACCATGTGCCTCTCGAAGAGAAGCAGATAACGGAGAAGCTCTTCATGATGAACGAGCTCTACCAGCATATAAGGTCGACGAGGATGGAAAAGGGCGAGCTCAATTTCGATATTCCGGAGCCCGACCTCATAAGGGACGAGCTCGGAAGGATCGTTGACGTCGTCAGGACTCAGAGGAACCTGGCGCACGGCCTGATCGAAGAGTTCATGATCGCTGCCAACACGGCGGTCGCCGTATTTACATGCCGCGCCGAAGCGGATTCCCTCTACAGGATCCACGAAATGCCCGATGAGGAATCCATGCTCGAGCTCTCGGAAGGACTGAAGAAGCTCGGGTATACGCTCTCGACGGGGGGAAAGGTGGATACGCTCAACTTCCAGCGCATTATAAACATGAGCAGGGGGAGGCCCGAGGAGATAGCCGTCAACATGCTCATACTCCGCTCTCTCAAGCGGGCAACATACTCGACCGAAACTAAAGGTCACTTCGGGCTCGCGATAAAGCATTACACGCATTTCACCTCTCCGATCAGGCGTTACCCCGATCTGATCGTCCACAGGATTACCAACTCCCTCCTCAAGCACGGCTCGCATCCCTATGACAAGGAATCCCTCGACTGGGTAGCCGAGCATGCATCGAAGAAGGAGAGGTACGCCGACGAGATCGAGAGGGAAGCCATTAACCTCGAGAGGGCGTATCTGATGAAGTCCTATATCGGACAGGAGTATGAAGGGGTCATACTGAGCGTCCTTCCATTCGGCATGTTCGTCGAGGTCAAGGAGGTCTTCGTCGAGGGCCTCGTTCCCAAGGACAGCATCGTGAACTGGAGGAAGCGCTGGTTCGACATAGGCCAGACCGTTCGTGTAAAGGTGACAGCGGCCGACGTCGAAAAGAGAAGGATCACGCTTAACCTCACGTCCTGAGGCGTGGACCCGCGCTTCTACCCAAAATATTTCTGCGTGATTGTAAAGCCG from Thermodesulfobacteriota bacterium includes these protein-coding regions:
- a CDS encoding methylmalonyl-CoA mutase family protein, producing MSVDKSELYKLRKAKKHWEKDYGSAPKREADFTTISGMEVPPLATPLDLNGFDYESRLGFPGSYPYTRGIHNSMYRGRLWTMRQFAGFGTPEDTNRRFKYLMEHGQTGLSTAFDMPTLMGYDCDSERSRGEVGKEGVSVSSLADMEALFDGIDLEKVTTSMTINCSASIIFAMYLVMAEKKGVSWRKLRGTLQNDMLKEFIAQREWISPPEPSVKIVVDIIEFCAKEVPHWHPVSISGYHIREAGSTAVQELAFTLADGIAYVEEGVKRGLDVDEFAPRLSFFFNVHNDFLEEVAKFRAGRRMWAKIMRERFGAKNPKSLMLKTHAQTAGASLTAQQPINNVARVTIQALAAVLGGTQSLHTNSMDETLALPTEESVTVALRTQQIIAEESGVVNTIDPFGGSYLMESLTDRMEDEAFAYIKKIDAMGGIFRAIETGYPQKEIADAAYKYQRELDTGVKTIVGVNKYNTEGEVTIPTLKIEESVEEGQIEKLRELKRKRDNKAVQAKLSDIVTAARKGGNLMPSIIDAVREYATLGEICDIFREVYGVYRDPGHF
- a CDS encoding cobalamin B12-binding domain-containing protein: MGEGSRTRILIGKAGLDGHDRGVKIVARALRDAGFEVIYTGLHNTPEAIVETALQEDVDAVGLSILSGAHNYIFPEVVRLLKEKGIGDVTVFGGGIFPKEDIEALKSKGVKALFEPGVSTDEIIEWVRENITPRSF
- a CDS encoding VacB/RNase II family 3'-5' exoribonuclease, with the translated sequence MRTKELSRRLGVPKEGRVLLKKVLGKMVTDGKIGRTKGGYIYSAVKEPTKAKTEPGRTNALIKGMVKGGKILGKFVRTGNTGKIIPKDDRIPHIYLQAREIKNLRNHSLVVFEISGGVSTSRKVKGHIVDVLGRAGDLEVEKKGLLVEYELEEQFPPEAMRELAEIPDEIPESEIRKRVDLRNEIIFTIDNDDAKDFDDAVGITRTHSGYRLLVSIADVSYYVGVGSEIDNQALGRGTSVYMPHMVVPMLPERLSNDLCSLVPYKDRLTKTVEMDFNRKGQMTDFKIYNSVIRSAARLTYSKVAARLGGSDHVPLEEKQITEKLFMMNELYQHIRSTRMEKGELNFDIPEPDLIRDELGRIVDVVRTQRNLAHGLIEEFMIAANTAVAVFTCRAEADSLYRIHEMPDEESMLELSEGLKKLGYTLSTGGKVDTLNFQRIINMSRGRPEEIAVNMLILRSLKRATYSTETKGHFGLAIKHYTHFTSPIRRYPDLIVHRITNSLLKHGSHPYDKESLDWVAEHASKKERYADEIEREAINLERAYLMKSYIGQEYEGVILSVLPFGMFVEVKEVFVEGLVPKDSIVNWRKRWFDIGQTVRVKVTAADVEKRRITLNLTS